From a region of the Streptomyces sp. B21-083 genome:
- a CDS encoding GntR family transcriptional regulator gives MNGPAYRQVAADLRQAIERGEYPEGAVLPKITEVAQSYGIAKQTAREAIAELEAEGLVEVVRRRGTIVRARPVKRRLTRSRQVFRDERGYYFDPTAQPWNALEPPTITWGPAPRDVAVLLGAGQDEDVLIRDRIMGDTTVGKAMQLATSFLPAAVARGTRLAERDTGPGGIYDLLEDMGHRPLAWEESVGARMPTPAEAGRLGLPKGIPLLRIVRTTTGPGGTVLEVNDTRMSADAFEVGYSVTRHPSAEPPR, from the coding sequence ATGAACGGCCCCGCCTATCGTCAGGTCGCCGCGGACCTGCGTCAGGCCATCGAGCGGGGGGAGTATCCCGAGGGCGCGGTGCTGCCGAAGATCACCGAGGTCGCCCAGAGCTATGGGATCGCCAAGCAGACCGCCCGCGAGGCCATCGCCGAGCTGGAGGCCGAGGGGCTGGTGGAGGTGGTCCGCCGCCGCGGCACCATCGTCCGGGCCAGGCCCGTCAAGCGGCGGCTGACCCGCAGCCGGCAGGTCTTCCGCGACGAGCGCGGCTACTACTTCGACCCCACCGCCCAGCCCTGGAACGCGCTCGAGCCTCCGACGATCACCTGGGGACCGGCCCCGCGCGACGTCGCTGTCCTGCTCGGCGCCGGGCAGGACGAGGACGTTCTGATCCGTGACCGGATCATGGGCGATACCACCGTGGGCAAGGCGATGCAGCTGGCCACCAGCTTCCTGCCCGCCGCCGTGGCCCGCGGGACCCGCCTCGCCGAACGAGACACCGGACCCGGCGGGATCTACGACCTGCTGGAGGACATGGGCCACCGTCCCCTGGCCTGGGAGGAGTCCGTGGGCGCCCGCATGCCCACCCCGGCCGAGGCCGGGCGGCTCGGCCTGCCCAAGGGCATTCCGCTGCTGCGGATTGTGCGGACGACCACCGGCCCGGGCGGGACCGTGCTCGAGGTCAACGACACCCGCATGTCCGCCGACGCCTTCGAGGTCGGATACTCCGTCACCCGCCACCCCTCCGCCGAACCGCCCCGCTGA
- a CDS encoding N-acetyltransferase: MNEQHSTTRMHESGMHELVAAGLLELGTGCRISPSALFAPQDEQGTLRPVRLGDRVVISAGAVICGGVEVGDGARIDEQAVVGKPELGYAVGRTYPGAGARTRIGANVILRSGSVIYAGTEIDANTAVGHHTLVRSFSRLGGDCLLGHFLVIERECRIGERVRCSPHSHLTSATVVADDVFLGAGIRTVNDKHLIWRDPTREPDLLPPRFEAGAKVGSGSTILSGVTIGERALVGAGSVVTRDIPAGATAYGVPARVRPSTAETT; encoded by the coding sequence GTGAACGAACAGCACAGCACCACGCGCATGCACGAGTCCGGGATGCACGAGCTGGTGGCAGCGGGACTGCTGGAGCTCGGGACCGGCTGTCGGATCAGCCCCAGCGCGCTCTTCGCGCCGCAGGACGAGCAGGGCACCCTGCGGCCGGTCCGCCTCGGCGACCGCGTCGTGATCTCCGCCGGAGCGGTGATCTGCGGCGGAGTCGAGGTCGGCGACGGCGCCCGCATCGACGAGCAGGCCGTGGTCGGCAAGCCGGAGCTCGGCTATGCGGTCGGCCGCACCTACCCCGGCGCGGGGGCCCGCACCCGCATCGGAGCGAACGTCATCCTGCGGTCCGGCTCGGTCATCTACGCCGGCACCGAGATCGACGCCAACACCGCCGTCGGCCACCACACCCTGGTCCGCAGCTTCTCCCGCCTGGGCGGCGACTGTCTCCTGGGCCACTTCCTGGTCATCGAGCGCGAGTGCCGCATCGGCGAGCGGGTGCGGTGCTCACCCCACTCGCACCTCACCTCCGCGACCGTGGTCGCCGACGACGTCTTCCTCGGCGCCGGGATCCGCACCGTCAACGACAAGCACCTCATCTGGCGCGACCCGACCCGCGAACCGGACCTTCTCCCGCCCCGCTTCGAGGCCGGAGCCAAGGTCGGCTCCGGCTCCACGATCCTGTCCGGCGTCACCATCGGCGAACGCGCCCTCGTCGGCGCCGGATCGGTCGTCACCCGCGACATCCCGGCCGGCGCGACCGCCTACGGCGTCCCAGCCCGCGTCCGTCCCTCCACCGCCGAGACCACCTGA
- a CDS encoding acyl-CoA dehydrogenase family protein: protein MNGTESVSSWITPLRPALTDLSDRHLERLHRLESDLSEVLAAAPASGVGPSARLLAVRRRLAERVRAGHTPTDSPSVTALTEALAGFVCGFHDLDLRDAVGPGHGRMILRHGTGLVRRRWSARLAGGDLVGIAATERHGGSRLQKITTRAVPRPGGGWWLNGEKCWVSRLTESAAFVVFFKNPDGHIAAAVIDARAPGLERGPVIPAGLGGWAWGSLSFTDVPVDEADLLAGPDGGLAVFREHFAAFRPLVAATALGTAAGVHSQVTATLTARLTTGILPRLRDTTLVTLGRTHAELNSALLAALAAARITTAGSGQADMWSRGVKAHAVDTAHHAVAELSLLVGASGFQADSALAKARGDLGGLLYADGIHDSLLRSVGRTLTTPTAQAALPHPRTATAEIHPHAVA from the coding sequence ATGAACGGCACCGAGAGCGTCAGCTCCTGGATCACACCGCTGCGGCCCGCGTTAACGGACCTCAGCGACCGCCACCTGGAGCGGCTGCACCGCCTGGAGAGCGACCTGAGCGAGGTCCTCGCCGCCGCCCCGGCCAGCGGAGTGGGACCGTCGGCGAGGCTGCTGGCCGTCCGCAGGCGCCTGGCCGAGCGCGTCCGCGCCGGCCACACCCCCACCGACAGCCCCTCGGTCACGGCCCTGACCGAGGCCCTGGCCGGCTTCGTCTGCGGTTTCCACGACCTGGACCTGCGCGACGCGGTCGGCCCCGGGCACGGCCGCATGATCCTTCGGCACGGCACCGGCCTGGTCCGCCGCCGCTGGTCCGCCCGCCTGGCCGGCGGCGACCTGGTCGGCATCGCCGCCACCGAACGCCACGGCGGCAGCCGCCTGCAGAAGATCACCACCCGGGCCGTCCCCCGCCCGGGCGGCGGCTGGTGGCTCAACGGAGAGAAGTGCTGGGTCTCCCGGCTGACGGAGTCCGCCGCGTTCGTGGTGTTCTTCAAGAACCCCGACGGCCACATCGCCGCGGCCGTCATCGACGCCCGCGCTCCCGGCCTGGAACGCGGCCCCGTCATCCCGGCCGGACTCGGCGGCTGGGCCTGGGGCAGCCTGTCCTTCACCGACGTCCCCGTAGACGAGGCGGACCTGCTCGCCGGGCCCGACGGCGGGCTGGCGGTGTTCCGGGAACACTTCGCCGCCTTCCGACCGCTGGTCGCCGCGACCGCGCTGGGCACCGCCGCCGGCGTCCACTCGCAGGTCACCGCGACCCTCACCGCGCGGCTGACCACCGGCATCCTGCCCCGCCTGCGGGACACCACGCTGGTCACACTCGGCCGCACCCACGCCGAACTGAACTCCGCCCTGCTGGCGGCCCTGGCCGCCGCCCGGATCACCACCGCGGGCAGCGGGCAGGCGGACATGTGGTCACGCGGGGTGAAAGCACACGCGGTCGACACCGCCCACCACGCGGTCGCGGAGCTGTCGCTGCTGGTCGGCGCGAGCGGCTTCCAGGCCGACTCGGCGCTGGCCAAGGCCCGCGGCGACCTCGGCGGCCTGCTCTATGCCGACGGCATCCACGACTCGCTGCTGCGGTCCGTCGGCCGCACCCTCACCACCCCCACCGCCCAGGCTGCCCTCCCGCACCCTCGGACAGCCACGGCGGAGATTCACCCGCACGCGGTCGCCTGA
- a CDS encoding NUDIX hydrolase → MSTSTAVAEGPADELSEYDRSLPRKRVAAGVLFFDGEGRVMLVDPVYKEPWEIPGGAVEWDESPRDGAVREVKEELGLAWVPGRLLGVDWAGPRPGRSEGMTAVFDGGVLGPEEVAGIRLQSEELRAFEFVGLDGIRERLIPLLARRVEACVDARRRGVTVYLENGVAVG, encoded by the coding sequence ATGAGTACGAGTACTGCTGTTGCAGAAGGCCCGGCGGATGAGCTGTCGGAGTATGACCGGTCGCTGCCGCGCAAGAGGGTCGCTGCCGGGGTGTTGTTCTTCGACGGCGAGGGCCGGGTGATGCTGGTCGACCCGGTCTATAAGGAGCCGTGGGAGATTCCCGGTGGGGCCGTGGAGTGGGACGAGTCGCCCCGGGACGGTGCCGTGCGCGAGGTCAAGGAGGAGCTCGGGCTGGCCTGGGTGCCGGGACGGCTGCTGGGGGTGGACTGGGCCGGGCCGCGTCCGGGCCGCAGCGAGGGTATGACCGCCGTCTTCGACGGTGGCGTGCTCGGCCCGGAGGAGGTGGCGGGCATCCGGCTGCAGAGCGAGGAACTGCGCGCGTTCGAGTTCGTCGGCCTCGATGGGATCCGGGAGCGGCTGATCCCGCTGCTGGCCCGTCGGGTGGAGGCGTGTGTCGACGCCCGCCGTCGCGGTGTGACCGTCTATCTGGAGAACGGCGTTGCTGTCGGGTGA